One genomic segment of bacterium includes these proteins:
- a CDS encoding type II toxin-antitoxin system VapC family toxin: protein MSDLLLDTHALLWCWLDDPLLSPSVREVVTDPENDVFISAASAWEIATKFRLGRLPEYEGAVLRFNEFAIDASMRHLPVTYQHGLRAGSYPAEHRDPFDRILAAQAELESLVLVTKDAAFQEFPIRVLW from the coding sequence GTGAGTGACCTGCTGCTTGACACCCATGCGCTGTTGTGGTGCTGGTTGGATGATCCGCTGCTATCGCCATCAGTTAGGGAGGTGGTCACCGATCCCGAAAATGATGTCTTCATCAGTGCGGCCAGCGCGTGGGAAATCGCCACTAAATTCCGGCTCGGCCGACTGCCTGAATACGAAGGTGCCGTGCTGCGATTCAATGAGTTCGCAATAGACGCGTCGATGCGCCATCTCCCGGTCACTTACCAGCACGGGCTGCGCGCTGGCAGCTATCCCGCCGAGCACCGGGATCCGTTCGACCGGATACTGGCTGCCCAAGCGGAGTTGGAATCTCTTGTGCTGGTGACCAAGGATGCCGCGTTCCAAGAGTTTCCCATCCGGGTCCTTTGGTGA
- a CDS encoding WhiB family transcriptional regulator, translating into MAMEPRPWWMENANCKGKSELFFPPAGERPSARERRENAARRICGECVVIRACRSWARDQRELGFWGGESEIERAEAGFAPSTPVIGLRRHRTERESA; encoded by the coding sequence ATGGCAATGGAGCCTCGTCCTTGGTGGATGGAAAATGCGAACTGCAAAGGGAAGAGCGAACTGTTCTTCCCCCCGGCTGGCGAACGCCCGTCGGCACGGGAGCGGCGGGAGAATGCAGCCCGTCGCATCTGCGGTGAGTGTGTGGTGATTCGGGCGTGCCGGAGTTGGGCCCGCGACCAGCGCGAGCTCGGTTTCTGGGGCGGCGAGTCGGAGATCGAGCGGGCCGAGGCGGGCTTTGCCCCCTCAACTCCGGTCATCGGTCTGCGGCGCCACCGCACCGAGCGGGAATCGGCCTGA
- a CDS encoding TIGR02680 family protein yields the protein MDESSRSLDAAHRRWKLNRSGIINVYQYENEVLHFGGGRLLLRGVNGSGKTTAMNMLLPFLLTARLRRIDAAGEQSGMLKAWMLDGRDDPQPVGYLWIEFERRGEFLVCGCGIKASRSSDTVTTWWFLTSKRPGIDFRLVEQKLPLSAEGLRAALGGDQVFNHHQRRDYRAEVERCLFEGAPIDQHIGLINVVRSPRVGDRIDVDLPQHLTDALPQLSEQALADAAQPLDDLEEHRGSVAELDRTLKSVRGLLDVYRAYCLAELRQRVADGNDRINAKEDCSQAEARAQKETAAAQAEVSRLGDEISTLDDDARRLANEISALEESRVYREGQDLDALRQLVASLESQQVRAKSRVADRAQRVEAAARELVQTRQQSRNDARKLNSELASATELGQRCRIIQQPPGPVPLEEANLDGTDLTQPFAEFDPEEIGRPLAAANGSVLNRRADVEEVETTLADLQTAEHQLSQTESALQYAASASEAASSHLARQHQRLGDARREWDGLARQWAVGIHPHLDEAGISAPAISSLASSDADIRESTSADSSSIGPKTTDTGPQADRREAERASLETEAENLVSHWRDAVAAIEQRLVVERAALEDAQAQFDEMTARTEPEPPRQDWQTASDHCLADLVDFATHLNDHEQASLEAALHASGLLSARLGDDATVELANGELVALATEGVSHPISEYLTVTVPDRLIGEVDEGLVAKLLDSISCDLSSDAPTVASLNGTFRVGSLRGHHTKQQAEFIGVTARRAALERARREAGDYLAQARAVVSSSEAEKTGHQASLTQARQHLSALPRTDEVVAAAAQVNAASAASDKAESEREAAAKHATEAEGRSVQASNALQQTARTLNLPADRSGLTQVVSELGELQAALERCGALLEALGRSFEAWHQAVTRWQAEINDLEAERTEENAVKTKHSQQRTRLTTLEANIGAEYADVLNARDQCRSKLEGVEARLPSTRDARDQAVRQHADAQAAARAAADLLDGAEQSCEELRRSLAKTLAVPGLRAAIAGPDHPAATPTAPTETGTEGLHEMIKAAERLMAASPTKDDAAFFPTPSLQDRDPVSAATPDLAPVTADGVRQSLRQRRDALGAGWDADTRQPDPAQPLFVEVTGPLGKAPLAEAALTVEQQHQRLAGLLSHKQDTALRELLQGLVAREVAEKIRGAQRLVELMNQRLSTVTTAHHVGVRLRWRRSPELDQASARMVELLATLPDLRTDDDEQELRRILSDRLDEARALQPDMPYRQLIADTLDYKKWHELSVMLSRPGSNDVKLGRNTPLSEGEKKLVTYLPLFAAVAASYDALAEQAGSPGSAEAGIARFVLLDDAFAKVSEDNHEALFGLLVELDLDLIATSERLWGTHRTVPELAITEVVRDVALNTILLEHYRWDGDTLELQDTE from the coding sequence GTGGACGAGTCCTCTAGGAGTCTTGACGCAGCCCACAGGCGTTGGAAGCTAAACCGTTCCGGCATCATCAACGTGTACCAGTACGAGAACGAGGTACTGCATTTCGGAGGTGGCCGGCTGCTGCTTCGAGGAGTGAACGGGTCGGGCAAGACCACGGCGATGAACATGCTCCTACCGTTTCTGCTCACCGCCCGTTTGCGTCGGATCGATGCGGCTGGCGAACAGAGCGGCATGCTCAAGGCATGGATGCTCGATGGCCGCGACGACCCCCAGCCGGTCGGCTATCTGTGGATCGAGTTCGAAAGACGAGGCGAATTTCTGGTGTGCGGCTGTGGCATCAAGGCCAGCCGATCCTCCGACACGGTAACCACATGGTGGTTCCTCACCTCCAAACGACCAGGCATCGATTTCCGGCTGGTCGAACAGAAGCTCCCCCTGTCTGCCGAGGGGCTGCGAGCCGCACTCGGCGGGGACCAGGTTTTCAACCACCACCAACGCCGCGACTACCGAGCTGAGGTGGAGCGCTGCCTGTTCGAAGGCGCGCCCATCGATCAGCACATTGGGCTCATCAACGTGGTCCGCAGCCCCCGAGTGGGCGACCGCATCGATGTGGACCTCCCCCAACACCTGACCGATGCGCTTCCCCAGTTGTCCGAGCAGGCGTTGGCCGATGCCGCCCAACCGCTTGACGACCTTGAGGAGCACCGTGGCAGCGTCGCCGAGCTGGACAGAACGCTGAAGTCAGTCCGCGGCCTGCTGGATGTGTACCGGGCCTATTGCTTGGCCGAACTCCGCCAAAGGGTGGCCGATGGCAACGACCGCATCAATGCCAAGGAGGATTGCTCACAGGCAGAAGCCCGAGCGCAGAAGGAAACAGCAGCCGCCCAGGCCGAGGTAAGCCGGCTCGGTGATGAAATCTCCACGCTGGATGACGACGCCCGGCGACTGGCCAATGAGATTTCAGCCTTGGAGGAATCACGGGTTTACCGCGAAGGCCAGGATCTCGATGCATTGCGCCAACTCGTGGCCAGCCTCGAAAGCCAACAGGTGCGCGCCAAATCCCGGGTCGCCGACCGCGCTCAGCGTGTCGAGGCTGCGGCCCGCGAGCTGGTCCAGACCCGCCAGCAGAGCCGAAACGACGCGAGAAAGCTCAACAGCGAACTGGCCAGCGCCACTGAGTTGGGGCAACGCTGCCGGATCATCCAGCAGCCGCCCGGTCCGGTGCCACTGGAAGAGGCCAACCTGGACGGCACCGACTTAACCCAACCGTTTGCGGAATTCGACCCCGAAGAAATCGGTCGACCACTTGCCGCAGCCAATGGATCGGTGCTCAACCGACGGGCGGATGTCGAAGAGGTCGAAACAACTCTCGCTGACCTCCAAACCGCTGAGCACCAGCTCAGCCAGACGGAGTCGGCTCTGCAATATGCAGCCAGTGCCTCCGAGGCCGCGTCTTCTCACTTGGCAAGGCAGCACCAACGCCTCGGCGATGCCCGGCGGGAGTGGGATGGTCTGGCCCGGCAATGGGCAGTCGGGATTCATCCCCACCTGGACGAGGCTGGCATCAGTGCTCCTGCCATCTCCTCTCTTGCTTCCTCCGATGCCGACATCCGCGAATCGACTTCCGCTGACAGCTCCTCAATTGGGCCGAAGACCACGGACACCGGGCCACAAGCTGACCGCCGAGAGGCCGAGCGAGCCTCCTTGGAGACCGAAGCTGAGAACCTCGTCAGCCACTGGCGAGATGCGGTGGCTGCGATCGAACAGCGGTTGGTCGTTGAACGAGCCGCCCTCGAAGATGCCCAAGCACAGTTCGACGAGATGACGGCCCGAACCGAACCCGAGCCACCTCGCCAAGATTGGCAGACAGCGTCCGATCACTGCCTCGCCGATCTGGTCGATTTTGCAACCCATCTCAACGATCACGAGCAAGCGTCCCTCGAAGCCGCTCTCCACGCCTCCGGGCTGCTCTCGGCCAGGTTGGGCGACGACGCCACAGTGGAGTTGGCCAACGGCGAGTTGGTCGCCCTCGCCACTGAGGGCGTTTCCCATCCGATCAGCGAGTATCTCACGGTGACAGTCCCTGACCGGCTGATCGGCGAGGTGGATGAGGGTCTGGTTGCCAAACTGCTTGATTCCATCTCCTGCGATCTTTCGAGCGACGCTCCCACCGTCGCTTCCCTCAACGGCACCTTCCGGGTTGGGTCGCTTCGCGGCCATCACACCAAGCAGCAAGCTGAGTTCATTGGAGTGACCGCCCGACGCGCCGCGCTTGAGCGCGCCCGGCGCGAAGCGGGCGACTACCTGGCTCAAGCCCGGGCTGTGGTCTCGTCCAGTGAGGCCGAAAAGACCGGTCACCAAGCATCGCTGACCCAAGCTCGCCAGCACCTTTCTGCTCTGCCGCGCACTGATGAAGTCGTTGCCGCAGCCGCACAGGTCAATGCCGCCAGCGCCGCGTCGGACAAGGCCGAAAGCGAACGGGAAGCAGCGGCCAAGCACGCGACCGAGGCCGAAGGCCGATCGGTCCAAGCTTCAAACGCCTTGCAGCAAACCGCAAGAACGCTGAACCTGCCCGCTGACCGCTCTGGCCTGACACAGGTCGTCTCCGAGTTGGGAGAACTTCAGGCAGCATTGGAGCGATGCGGTGCCTTGCTTGAAGCGCTAGGACGCTCATTCGAAGCCTGGCACCAAGCGGTTACCCGTTGGCAGGCAGAAATCAACGACCTCGAAGCCGAAAGGACCGAAGAGAATGCTGTCAAGACAAAGCACAGCCAACAGCGCACCCGCCTGACCACCTTGGAGGCAAACATCGGTGCCGAATACGCCGATGTCTTGAATGCCCGCGATCAGTGCCGGAGCAAGCTGGAAGGGGTTGAAGCCCGCCTGCCGTCCACCCGAGACGCTCGCGACCAGGCGGTGAGACAGCACGCTGACGCGCAGGCCGCAGCCCGAGCTGCAGCCGACCTCCTGGACGGGGCCGAGCAATCGTGCGAGGAATTGCGGCGTTCGTTGGCCAAGACTTTGGCAGTGCCGGGACTCCGAGCCGCTATTGCCGGACCCGACCATCCTGCCGCCACACCGACTGCCCCGACTGAGACCGGCACCGAGGGGTTGCACGAGATGATCAAGGCAGCCGAGCGCCTGATGGCCGCAAGTCCCACTAAAGATGATGCCGCGTTTTTCCCAACCCCCTCCTTGCAGGACCGCGATCCCGTGTCTGCCGCAACCCCTGACCTTGCCCCGGTCACCGCCGACGGGGTGCGGCAGTCGCTTCGCCAGCGCCGTGACGCACTCGGTGCCGGCTGGGATGCTGACACCCGCCAACCCGATCCCGCCCAGCCACTCTTCGTCGAAGTAACCGGCCCTTTGGGCAAGGCCCCGCTAGCCGAGGCAGCACTGACAGTGGAACAACAGCACCAGCGGCTCGCCGGCCTGCTCAGCCACAAGCAGGACACCGCCCTTCGCGAGCTGTTGCAAGGACTGGTTGCCCGCGAAGTGGCGGAGAAAATTCGCGGGGCGCAGCGGCTGGTAGAGCTAATGAATCAGCGGTTGAGCACAGTGACGACCGCCCACCATGTGGGAGTGCGGCTGCGGTGGCGGCGCTCCCCTGAACTCGACCAGGCGAGTGCCCGCATGGTTGAGCTGCTGGCGACCCTCCCCGACCTGCGAACCGATGACGACGAGCAGGAACTGCGCCGCATTCTGTCCGACCGGCTAGATGAGGCTCGGGCACTGCAACCCGACATGCCCTACCGACAGCTCATAGCCGACACGCTCGACTACAAGAAATGGCATGAACTGTCGGTCATGCTCAGCCGACCGGGCAGCAACGACGT
- a CDS encoding type II toxin-antitoxin system prevent-host-death family antitoxin, with translation MTAMVNVHEAKTHLSRLLERAHNGEEIILAKAGKPYARLMPLPPREPRRLGQLAGLTLGSEFFEPLPEEELAAWEGAYSGE, from the coding sequence ATGACTGCGATGGTCAATGTCCACGAGGCGAAAACTCATTTATCTAGGCTCTTGGAGCGAGCTCACAACGGGGAAGAGATCATCTTGGCTAAAGCGGGCAAGCCCTATGCCCGGCTGATGCCATTGCCGCCCCGCGAGCCCCGGCGCCTCGGGCAGCTAGCTGGACTTACGTTGGGTTCGGAGTTCTTTGAGCCGCTGCCGGAAGAGGAGCTCGCTGCGTGGGAGGGCGCGTACTCAGGTGAGTGA
- a CDS encoding alpha/beta hydrolase, with protein MPSPEFEAVRSMLASAPKPDPSETPAERRARLDANAANTPLADGVLKESVEISGVPGAAWLRPESHDPDGLPVLLFFHGGGYRVGSIISHQGFGSHLASLIPARVLMIDYRLAPEDPFPAAVDDCLAAYRWMLDTGIDPARIAYIGDSAGGGLVGAVMLGARNQGLPLPGAGVCLSPWVDLTNSSASHAERDELDVMFGHDDAVTAASWYLDGHDPRDPLVSPLFGDLEGLPPMLVHAGDHEVLLDDATGFAAALESAGIEVDLRIWPEMIHDFQIMYPNYPEAIEGTEAIAAFVRRVVG; from the coding sequence ATGCCAAGCCCAGAATTCGAAGCGGTGCGGTCCATGCTGGCGTCCGCACCGAAGCCCGACCCCTCCGAGACCCCCGCCGAGCGCCGAGCCCGCCTAGACGCCAACGCCGCGAACACTCCGCTGGCCGACGGGGTGCTCAAAGAGAGCGTGGAGATTTCCGGAGTGCCCGGTGCCGCTTGGCTTCGTCCCGAGTCTCACGATCCCGACGGTTTGCCAGTGCTGCTTTTCTTCCACGGCGGGGGCTATCGGGTGGGATCGATCATCTCTCATCAAGGCTTTGGATCCCATCTGGCCTCTTTGATCCCGGCCCGGGTGCTGATGATCGACTACCGACTGGCCCCGGAGGATCCCTTCCCCGCTGCGGTCGACGACTGCCTGGCCGCCTACCGCTGGATGCTGGACACCGGGATCGATCCTGCCCGCATTGCATACATCGGCGACTCCGCCGGAGGCGGACTGGTGGGTGCCGTCATGCTCGGGGCCCGCAACCAGGGGTTGCCGCTGCCCGGGGCCGGTGTCTGCCTGTCGCCCTGGGTCGATCTGACCAACTCCTCGGCCAGCCATGCCGAGCGCGACGAGCTGGATGTGATGTTCGGCCACGACGACGCTGTGACCGCGGCCAGCTGGTATTTGGACGGCCACGACCCCCGAGACCCGTTGGTCTCACCGCTCTTCGGCGACCTTGAGGGACTGCCCCCCATGCTGGTGCATGCCGGGGACCACGAGGTGCTGTTGGACGATGCCACCGGATTCGCCGCGGCGCTGGAGTCGGCCGGCATCGAGGTGGATCTCCGCATATGGCCGGAGATGATCCACGACTTCCAGATCATGTACCCCAACTATCCCGAGGCGATTGAGGGAACCGAGGCCATTGCGGCCTTTGTCCGACGCGTCGTGGGATGA